GTGCAAAACTATTGTATTATAGCTCAAAACCAAATGGAATATGGAGTATTAAAGTGTTAATTTGGATTGAGTTTTAGCCAACAATAAACGTTCTTTAACTAAAAAGTCAATTATTTTATGAATAGAGCCATTGAAATCGAGTCGTAAATCCTTGGCTTGTACCCTGAACATAGGGATTTTAAAGCTCGAATGATTAATGAGTTTAAGGTACTGTTGGTCAATAAATTTTAAATAGTCTAAAGAAACGTTAGTTTCAAGTTTTCGACCTCTGGATTGTACATGTTCCAGTGCTTCTTCAGGGGTTTGATCAATATAGATCAAAGCATCCGGTCGCGGGATCTGTTTTTTTACTGTTTCAAAAATTCTTTG
This genomic interval from bacterium SCSIO 12643 contains the following:
- a CDS encoding deoxynucleoside kinase, which translates into the protein MNTKFICIEGNLGAGKTTLAKKLASTLEVKLILETFLNNPFLKGLYENKKDNKFPAEVFFLMERYEQLAPELFEKNELIISDYLIDKTSLFAKTNLEDKELILFQRIFETVKKQIPRPDALIYIDQTPEEALEHVQSRGRKLETNVSLDYLKFIDQQYLKLINHSSFKIPMFRVQAKDLRLDFNGSIHKIIDFLVKERLLLAKTQSKLTL